The sequence GTCTTTCCCATCGCCCCCGAAGCTGGCACTATCGCGCGCTTCGCTCGCCCCCACCCCGGGCGCGAGCCGATGGCGCAGCGCGTCCCGCGACCCGGCGATCCCGGTGTTCAGCCCAGGCGACAAGGCACTTCGGCAATGCGACAACTTGTCACTACTCCCCCTGCGACCCTGCAGATCGCGTGATAGGTTGCGCTTCGCCAGAAAGGCCCCACCCCCTGCAGCGGTCCGCCGCCAGGCACCCAATAACAAGAGAGGAGCCCCTTATGGCCGAGGCCATACCCGCCCTGGAAATCCGTAACCTGCACAAGCGTTACGGTGACCTGGAAGTGCTCAAGGGCATTTCCCTGACCGCCCGCGACGGCGACGTGATCTCCATCCTTGGCTCCTCCGGTTCCGGAAAGTCGACCTTCCTGCGCTGCGTCAACCTGCTGGAGAACCCGCACCAGGGCCAGATCCTGGTGGCCGGCGAAGAGCTCAAGCTGAAGAAGGCCAAAGACGGAGCACTGGTCGCCGCCGACAACCGGCAGATCAACCGTCTGCGCAGCGAACTGGGCTTCGTCTTCCAGAACTTCAACCTCTGGCCGCACATGAGCATCCTCGACAACATCATCGAGGCGCCGCGCCGTGTGCTGGGCAAGACCAAGGCCGAAGCCACCGAGATCGCCGAGGCCCTGCTGGCCAAGGTCGGCATCGCCGACAAGCGCCACAGTTTCCCCGCCCAGCTTTCCGGCGGCCAGCAGCAGCGCGCCGCCATCGCCCGCACCCTGGCCATGCAACCGAAGGTCATCCTCTTCGACGAGCCGACCTCCGCGCTCGACCCGGAGATGGTCCAGGAAGTGCTCAACGTGATCCGCGCCCTCGCCGAGGAAGGCCGGACCATGTTGCTGGTCACCCACGAAATGAATTTCGCCCGCCAGGTTTCCAGTGAGGTGGTGTTCCTCCACCAGGGCCTGGTCGAGGAGCAGGGAACGCCCGAGCAGGTCTTCGAGAACCCGCAATCGGCCCGCTGCAAGCAGTTCATGTCCAGCCACCGCTAATGGAGCTATTTCACGTGAAGAACTACAAGAAGATCCTCCTCGCCGCCGCTGCCACCCTGGCCTTCGGCGCCCACGCGGTCGCCGCCGAGAAGCTGCGCATCGGCACCGAAGGCGCCTACCCGCCCTTCAACGGCATCGACGCCAGCGGCCAG is a genomic window of Pseudomonas knackmussii B13 containing:
- a CDS encoding ABC transporter ATP-binding protein produces the protein MAEAIPALEIRNLHKRYGDLEVLKGISLTARDGDVISILGSSGSGKSTFLRCVNLLENPHQGQILVAGEELKLKKAKDGALVAADNRQINRLRSELGFVFQNFNLWPHMSILDNIIEAPRRVLGKTKAEATEIAEALLAKVGIADKRHSFPAQLSGGQQQRAAIARTLAMQPKVILFDEPTSALDPEMVQEVLNVIRALAEEGRTMLLVTHEMNFARQVSSEVVFLHQGLVEEQGTPEQVFENPQSARCKQFMSSHR